The Eubalaena glacialis isolate mEubGla1 chromosome 16, mEubGla1.1.hap2.+ XY, whole genome shotgun sequence genome segment ACGGGAGGATGAAGGATCACTGCCAGAAACAACAAGGACCATGAGGCTCGTGATTCCAGCAGGAGTGGCCTCCACCTGTCTCCCCACTCTACCACCTTTGGTTTACTCTGGAGAGCTCAGGTAACCAGTCAGGGCGTAACCAGGCCTGATGATTAAAACTGCAGAAAATGTCTGAACATTTCTAGGGTTTTAATTTCTTAGTTCCAAATTAAAAATCGTATTCTGCTACAGAAGCAAAAGATCGTTTATATGAAAACTTGTATAGATCTACCATTTCCATTAATGCACCGAATTAGCTCCTTGGAAAGAAAGAATTCATACTACAAATTCTGAAGGTAAATTTCAGAAAGCAATCGTACTCTGAAGTCTTACCTAATTGGTTGTGAAAGTCCACATACTGGTAATATTCTACaaacttgtttttattaaaaaagtttttatagaCATGCCGTGCTCCGAACAGCCAAATGTCACTGTCGTCAGTGATCGTTCCGGAAGTTTGATCAGTCAGATCCAGGATGGCGCACTGAGCTTCTGCTTCCATGGGCGCCTCGACGTAGGGGATGCCGAACAGGCGAAGAAGTTCCTGAAGAGGTACAGACACACGATGACCCCTGCTGAAATGCAGGACCTGGCCTCCACCAGGAAGTGGGAGCAGTGCTTAAACAGGTAACTTAATGCACGTGCCCTCGGGGAGTCTGATTAAGGAAAGACGTCGGGAGGTATTGTTCGAGGACACCCAAGCTGTACACCTACCTGGCTTTCCTGGAACATCTGTCCCGTCACAGTAGCGGCGACCCGTTCTTGCTGCTGTTTTTGAGCTTTCAGTGAATTCTGCTGTGTTAAAAGGTTGCTCTCCAGCGTCTCCAGCTCCTCCTATAAGATAATTTGGTTTGtagataattatattaataaccCAATTAAGTTCACTGGTTATAAAAAGCCTGTATTTAGTCTGACTGAAGTTACCAATAAGCTTTTTCTCCTTATGCAGGTTTCCACTTGGATTTCTGAGCAAGTCTGTAATACCTTTGGAGTTCCCTCACTAACCCACACGGGAAGTGGACACTATCCCAGCCAGGAACCTCCACAAGAAAGGAACCATGTCAGCAGGAGTAAGAAGATGGGTGCAAAGAGCTATTATGTCTTCATCCAGCAGCTCCTTAAAAACTCAGAAGCTACTTAACCTGGCTTCCTCAGCAATGAGTAAAAACACGATGTCACGTTATTACCAGGTCAACATCTTGCCATTCGTTGAGCAAGTCGTCTGcaactttttcagtttcttcaggtGGCTCAATGTCCACGGCCTCCCTCTCAGAGTTGTCTCTCGGGAGGCCCTGGGAGTCACCTGTGGCTTCTTGCTTCTCAGTTCCTACTGGTTCCTCTTCACCTTGTCCAGAGGGAGGTCTGGAAGCTTCGTGTAACTCAGCTTGAAGTTCATCACTGCTATTTATACTCTGCACTTCAATGAAACTTCCTGTACCAAAATAATAAGATCATTTTGTCTATaactaaaacatttaaattaccCTGAAATCATCAAGAGCTTTCCAAAGTATCCTGAAAAATGTTTTACCCTAAAAAGAAGAGATTTAAATGTCATAGAAAACATGTAACAGTAGTATattgttattaaataaatttattgataaGTGCCTGTAACTTCAAAGTAAGCCTTTTCAATTAGACACACTGGCACTGTCTCTGAAATTAGGGACCACGCTCTCAAACATTTGCACGTTTGCTTTATACAAAAATGTCCTCTGAGTTAACTAATATTGTTTTGAAATTCAAAAAGAACTATCAGGGTGTGTACACAATcacagagttttttaaaaatgtttttatgctATTTCACTATGAACACAGCAAAGAGTAACGCTGTGACACAGAAGAAAGAATCCTGGATAAGGACACGGAAGAAATAgctcttcctcttccacttccttccttcctctcttgatgtcctttcttctctttaaaaagcatttattgatTCCCTTCCTTCACTTCAGGGGGAGGAGTCTGGATCTGAGGACACACTCAGGACGGAGGGGCTGGGACCAAGGGGACAGCCAGGACCAAGGAGGAGGCCAGTGATATCGGGAGCTGGTTACACACAGAGAatgagcaaataagtaaatacactGAAGATGGCAGAAGGTCCCTCACTGTTAGACAGGGAAATTATAAAGAAGGCAGAGTACAGAATGAGATCTGGGATGCTGGAGAAGAACTGCAGATACGAGCGTGAGCTCACAGTGTATACACAGCCCCACGAACAGGTGCCAGGGTTGGGATTCAAACCCCATCCAGTGGCCCCAGAGCCAGAGCTTCTTGGTCTACACTGCACTGCTCTCTCCCGTCTCCACCCTCTGGTCACCTCTGCAGGGGAGGTGAACCAAGAAGGCCAAGTGTCCCCCTGGCTCAACCTCACCTGGGAACGGCGTGGCAACTCAAGTTTCTGGCCGTTCTACACATGTCCACAAACGACCACAAAGACACTACCGTGAGGACTGATTCTGGGGTTAGATATAAATTTCAGTGAGTAGGCAATTTTGCAGATTTGAAATCTGTGAAAAATGAGGATTGACGGTACATAAGCATACATAGATACAGACATATaatatacatgtgtacatatagagagcgagagagacagagagagagagagatgataaagCCAATGTGGTAAAATGCCAGCCACTGAGGTCCTAGGTGAGGGAAATAGAATGTTTTGAGAtactttttcaactttttaaaagttgttaattatttcaaaataaaaagttaaaaaattaaagggaaaCTCACCTTTACCTTCTCCAATTAGGGTACTCCCtccctttaaaaacaacaacGAAAAGAGTAGCCAAACAGCAAAGGTCAAGATTCcattactagctgtgtgtccttggcaaAGTCACTTGACCCTTCTGGGCCTCTAGTCCACCACCTGAACGATGTGGATCTGGACTACACTAAAGCACCTCTCGGTTCCTGCAGAGGCGAAATCCTACTTTTCTTTATCTCTGAAAGAGCACAAGCACTTACCGTCAGATTCACTTTCTTCAGAGTCTATTTCCGTTGGTTCCACGGACGCTGGAACTGAAATTAAACCCTGGCCTGCAGATTCAACGGTCTCATGTTCTTGGATGGTTTTCAAGAAATCCTCATGCTCTTTGGCATTAACAGATGCCACATTTCCTAAGTCACTTATTGTCTCTAAAGGGACACTTAGCGTATCACTCGATTCTTGCAAACGGACGGTGCCTTCAGGAGCAgggtttttttcagattctgtttCATCATCACTTGAAAGAACAGAGGTGTCATATTTACTCTCAGGTGGAAGAAGAAGACCTTGCTGTAGCTCAAGCACTTTGGTATACGTTCCACTCCTTGACACGGAACTTGGACTTGTCGGAGGTGTCGGTATCCGCTCTGGTCCGCTCTGGAGCCCAGGTGCATCCCTGGGTAGCACCACAGTGTTTTCCAAAGGAACTGGGTCTTTTCCATCCTTAACTGCAGCCTCATCGCTTGTCTGAAAGGCTTCCTTCACCGGGGGAATAGACGACATCTGCTCTTTTGGCACGCTAGAGTCGCTGCCTTGACAAAAGGCAGTCCTCGGTAAGTGAGCCGATTCTGTCCGCTCTTTTTCGGCATCAGCGCTGGTCACAGGCTCCTCTGCGAGGCTCAAACCGGCTGCGTGAGACGCTGCTGCCAACGGCGCTCCTCCCTCATCTCTCATTTTAGGTCcttcctcagtctcctcatcagaACTGCTCTGGAGCGGTTTCGGTTTTCTCGCGCCTGCCCCTCCTGTCCGCACGTCGCTCCTGGCACGCACTGTCACATCTTCATCATCGTCATCGAGAGCTCTCTGCATGGCCAAGAGAGTCAGCGGCGACACAGAACCCGCACGGGCGGTGGCGGGCGCTCGCCTCTCACGGCGCAGCCTGCAGGTCTCACTCTCCAGCTCATCTTCTGAGCTGCCGCCCAGCAGGGCCGCCTGCACAGCCAGTAAGGTTCtcggggaaggaggggaggcgtCAGGCTCTTCCTTTGGCTCCAGCTTTTCACACGGAGATGACTTCAAGTCAGAAGACCTGCTGTGCATTTCACTGCATGAAGGAAGAGACTCTGAATCCACTTCTGCAATTTTCTTCGCTTGAATaccttgagaaaaattaaaatattctcacTATGTAGTTTTACAGTTTGACAACATGCTTCTAGTTAGATGAATAAGAGCATACCGGTTCtcataaatgaatttataaattctCATTTAATCAGCAACTAAGAGTTAATTTGTTAGTTAATTTTAAAGTGGGTTGGTATGATACTACTTAATACATTAATAgctatatacatttattattgcattaataataattatagtcaATAAATTAAGTAGGACTTCATTCATATTATCTGGGGATGGTAGCTTACAGAATTCAGAGACACgacatatttttggtttttaaccaTCAAATAAGTGATGGTACCTGATACCTTTAATCAAGATGTAATGTGAAGTATCTTCAGAGACCACCCTCCTTGACTCTACCTCCTTCAAAAAGCCTCCTTCATCTTCATATTGCCTTTGGATTTGTCCTGAATGTTGTTGATTCATTTCCTTTTGGACATTCTCTATGTGTTGATTTAGATAGTTTTTTTTAAGCAAGCCTTTGAGCTGGTACTGTGAAAAGTCATTGGACtcctaaggcaaaataaataaataaaatgatttcttaTATTAAATACAGATAGTATTCCCATATTTCCATCCTTTCCCCCCAAAGGGGATAAAGAACAATTGATTTTTTCCATTGGTGGTACTTTCATACtagaaaagtaaaatttgaatAGTAGGAAAAAGCTATAATTGCTTTGTTAAAGGATAATCTTTCAAACAAAAAGAATTgggcaaaagaaaggaaatcatgGATACTGTTTATGATTCCATCATTTACTCAAAAAACAGTTATTGAGCATGTgatgcatgccaggcactgtgacatGTTGATTCTGGCTTAAGTGACAATCTTTTAGAACGCAAGTGAAGTGCCCAGCACAGTTCCTGGTCCATAAAAGACACAATAAATCATTGCAATCACAGTTATTAGTAATACTtaacatttataaagcatttcCTGAGTAAGAcattcttctaagtgttttaaaatatattatcccattttattctCAACCACCGATGAGACAGACGTCATTATctccattctacaaatgaagaaactgagacttaaacAGCTTGAGTAACCTCTCTAGAGCCGCatggctagtaagtggtagatctGGGTTCAAAAGCAGgttaccagggcttccctggtggtgcagtggttaagaatccgcctgccagtgcaggggacacaggtttgagccctggtctgggaagatcccacatgccgcggagcaactaagcctgtgcgccacaactactgagcctgcgctctagagcccgcgagccacaactactgagcccacgtgcctagagcccgtgttccacaacaagagaagacaccgcaatgagaagcgtgcacaccgcaacgaagagtagcccctgctcgctgcatctagagaaagcccacacgcagcaacgaagacgcagcgcagccaaaaacaaataaataaaataaataaatttatttaaaaaaaaaaaacaaaaaagcaggttGCCAAGCCTTATACTAAATTGCTCCTATTACTATTACGATTATTACTCTTATTACTTATCAATACTACTATTATCAATTTTGCATTTGCCCAATGTTCAGACAATGCAAAGGTCCAGCCTGTATGACTTAGAACTTCCTTTAGCTACCAGAAGGACAGATCCAACGAGCTGTGCACCATCCTACCCTGGCCTACCCATCCCAGAGGCTCTGTggtggcagaaagagaaaaaatggagcAAACCATCAGGACTGCCTCTCTTTCTCCCATCCTTCCCACTGTTGTTTACATAATCCAAATTCTATTTCCTCAAAGACCAGCCAGAGATCCATTTACACTCAAGAAACAAAATGCTGGATGGATAGACTGAACCTGGATGTTTCccctgaaacaaaaataaatttacttctgTCCTTTGGATATCATTTCTGTACACCTTAGCATTTTCCTATGTTCACGTTCTTCGTGGAAAAGCAGAAAGGAGTGATGGGAAAAGAAACAGCTCCtgcctttttcatatttttgatatCAAAACATGTTAATATTCTACAATGTATATTATGggttaaaataacttttatgaaCTAACCTAAGAATTGAACCACTAAGCGTACACTAGGCACTTACTATGTGAAAGATACTGAGCTGAGTGCTAAAAATACAGAGGGAGCAGGGTAGGCACATTTGGGTGCTAAAATCTAAAGAGACACTACAGGGTGCTGTGAGAACACAGAGCAGGAGACAAGACCTGGTCTTGGTGGAAAGTCAAGAAAAGCTTCTCTGAGTAAGTATTTATAAGTTCAAACTTATAAATGCATGTTTCATAGGATCTCGGAGATACACAAATGCCGTTTACTGTAAACGTACATTGTATAAGTAATgcttatcaattttctttttctaatgaaaaatttTGCTGATATTCTTAATTCTAAGCATTAATGCGCTGTTGTATAGTTTACCTCCGGCATTGCTTCAAATAATGTTCTTCTCCGCTTGGTAAATTCTTTCATATCAGTCAAGATTTCATGCTTTATTTCAGGGGGCAGGCTGCTAAAGTCTTCAGACTCAATATCTACTGCATGAGGATTCTGAAAGAACGCCTCCTGTAAAGAGTAAAACGTAGCACCATGAAATTTACACTTTATACACTTAATTCTATTCACCatgacagatttttttcagtgcttATATCATAAACAGAGTTCTGCATAATCTACAGTAGGCTAAACACAGTTGTACATTATCTGCCATAGGCATCAAAGTGAATAGGCAGATTAGGGGAtgtatccattcactcattcattcattcaaaagaaaaaaaatacttgccaggcactgttctaggtgctaagGAACTATAGAGATCATGCCAGCTAAGGTCCCTACTCTTAGAAGCAGAACAAGAAACatgataaaaaaataagtgaacaagATAACAATGAGAAAACAACGCAGGTCAATCTGATAAGAGAGTTAATtagaagaacagaaagagaaaaaacattatTTGATAGAGAAGACCCCACTAGAAATAATGACCTGCAAGCACGGACACGAAAGACACCCAAAAACCTGCTCTGGGACAGAGCATCTCAGgctgagggaacagcaagtgcgaAGACCCTGAGGCAGAGATGAGCCTTATGAATTTGAACAATATTTATAGTCCCCTTAGTTAGATAAGTTCTGTCTTGCTCTTAACCTAAAATCAAAAGTAGTCAttagtaaagataaaataatacaatttgcTCTC includes the following:
- the ERCC5 gene encoding DNA excision repair protein ERCC-5 isoform X1; this translates as MGVQGLWKLLECSGRQVNPETLEGKVLAVDISIWLNQALKGVRDRHGNSIENAHLLTLFHRLCKLLFFRIRPVFVFDGDAPLLKKQTLAKRRQRKDLATNDSKKTTEKLLKTFLKRQVIKTALKSKREEALPSLTQVQREDDIYVLPPLQEAEKDSSEEEDEKEWQERMNQKQALQEAFFQNPHAVDIESEDFSSLPPEIKHEILTDMKEFTKRRRTLFEAMPEESNDFSQYQLKGLLKKNYLNQHIENVQKEMNQQHSGQIQRQYEDEGGFLKEVESRRVVSEDTSHYILIKGIQAKKIAEVDSESLPSCSEMHSRSSDLKSSPCEKLEPKEEPDASPPSPRTLLAVQAALLGGSSEDELESETCRLRRERRAPATARAGSVSPLTLLAMQRALDDDDEDVTVRARSDVRTGGAGARKPKPLQSSSDEETEEGPKMRDEGGAPLAAASHAAGLSLAEEPVTSADAEKERTESAHLPRTAFCQGSDSSVPKEQMSSIPPVKEAFQTSDEAAVKDGKDPVPLENTVVLPRDAPGLQSGPERIPTPPTSPSSVSRSGTYTKVLELQQGLLLPPESKYDTSVLSSDDETESEKNPAPEGTVRLQESSDTLSVPLETISDLGNVASVNAKEHEDFLKTIQEHETVESAGQGLISVPASVEPTEIDSEESESDGSFIEVQSINSSDELQAELHEASRPPSGQGEEEPVGTEKQEATGDSQGLPRDNSEREAVDIEPPEETEKVADDLLNEWQDVDLEELETLESNLLTQQNSLKAQKQQQERVAATVTGQMFQESQELLRLFGIPYVEAPMEAEAQCAILDLTDQTSGTITDDSDIWLFGARHVYKNFFNKNKFVEYYQYVDFHNQLGLDRNKLINLAYLLGSDYTEGIPTVGCVTAMEILNEFPGHGLEPLLRFSEWWHEAQKNKKIRPNPYDTKVKKKLRKLQLTPGFPNLAVADAYLKPVVDESKGAFLWGKPDLDKIREFCQRYFGWNRTKTDESLFPVLKQLNVQQTQLRIDSFFRLAQQEKQEAKGIKSQRLNRAVTCMLRKEREEAASEIEAVSVAMEKDSEFLDKAKGKTQKRDTANRWKESSSPKRKRLSDSKRGHECGGFLGEAYLSQSSDASSSEDEEYFPVANMQRGKAAVESKVSSSDAQSTAQPAPRRDGGATTSSSSDDDGEKAEPVLVTARSVFGKKEGKRRSTRGRKRKI
- the ERCC5 gene encoding DNA excision repair protein ERCC-5 isoform X2 — encoded protein: MGVQGLWKLLECSGRQVNPETLEGKVLAVDISIWLNQALKGVRDRHGNSIENAHLLTLFHRLCKLLFFRIRPVFVFDGDAPLLKKQTLAKRRQRKDLATNDSKKTTEKLLKTFLKRQVIKTALKSKREEALPSLTQVQREDDIYVLPPLQEAEKDSSEEEDEKEWQERMNQKQALQEAFFQNPHAVDIESEDFSSLPPEIKHEILTDMKEFTKRRRTLFEAMPEESNDFSQYQLKGLLKKNYLNQHIENVQKEMNQQHSGQIQRQYEDEGGFLKEVESRRVVSEDTSHYILIKGIQAKKIAEVDSESLPSCSEMHSRSSDLKSSPCEKLEPKEEPDASPPSPRTLLAVQAALLGGSSEDELESETCRLRRERRAPATARAGSVSPLTLLAMQRALDDDDEDVTVRARSDVRTGGAGARKPKPLQSSSDEETEEGPKMRDEGGAPLAAASHAAGLSLAEEPVTSADAEKERTESAHLPRTAFCQGSDSSVPKEQMSSIPPVKEAFQTSDEAAVKDGKDPVPLENTVVLPRDAPGLQSGPERIPTPPTSPSSVSRSGTYTKVLELQQGLLLPPESKYDTSVLSSDDETESEKNPAPEGTVRLQESSDTLSVPLETISDLGNVASVNAKEHEDFLKTIQEHETVESAGQGLISVPASVEPTEIDSEESESDGSFIEVQSINSSDELQAELHEASRPPSGQGEEEPVGTEKQEATGDSQGLPRDNSEREAVDIEPPEETEKVADDLLNEWQDVDLEELETLESNLLTQQNSLKAQKQQQERVAATVTGQMFQESQELLRLFGIPYVEAPMEAEAQCAILDLTDQTSGTITDDSDIWLFGARHVYKNFFNKNKFVEYYQYVDFHNQLGLDRNKLINLAYLLGSDYTEGIPTVGCVTAMEILNEFPGHGLEPLLRFSEWWHEAQKNKKIRPNPYDTKVKKKLRKLQLTPGFPNLAVADAYLKPVVDESKGAFLWGKPDLDKIREFCQRYFGWNRTKTDESLFPVLKQLNVQQISSTGETGG